The following nucleotide sequence is from Pseudomonas sp. RC10.
CGGGAGTGAGCGGTGACGCGCAGGTTCAGGTCGAACGCGGGGGCGGCAAATGGAGGTGTGCTGTCGGTTGGTTCGGGTTGAACAGCGGTGGATGCCTGCGCCAACTCAGACTCGGGTTCAGGCTGCGACGGCACGCGCGTGGCACCTGCCAGAATCGCTGCGTGTTCCTCGTCCATCAGGTCCAGCACCTTCGACAACTCAAGCGTCTGCTCGGGGTGCGACTGCATCCGGTCCTTGAGTTCAAGGCGACGCATCTGCCATTCCCGGAGTTGTCGCCGAGTCAGGTCGTCAATCTTGTCCACTGCGCCACCTCTCGCTGTCGGGTGGCGGATTATGCCATTGATTGAGGTGCCGGACTGAACCGCAGGCGCAAGCTTGGCAATAATCCCTATCGCGAAACGGTCTGGGGGAGGCACACGTGGCTGCTAGTTTTCAGCGTAAAGCCCAAGGAGTTTCTGCCATGACACGGACCGCCAATCAAGACCTTACCTCAGCCGACCACGAATTCGCGGCACCAAGCATTGTGGAAACGGATGAACACACAATCTCGCTCGCGTTGTTACGTAGCGGATTTACGGTGAAGATTCCACCGATACCCAACGCCGTTCGCGGCAACTCGGGCACGGTCGCCGTCGTCAGCAAGTACGGAATGTCAGGCAAACCGTTCACCCTCGACGACCCTACAACGCCGATCAGCATTCGCTTCGAGCCGGATCAGTTGCAGTCCATTGCCGGGAACGGGCACGTTCAATACGTCATCTTGCAAGGCCCGGTCGGGACGTCAGAAGAACGAGTCGCCTATTTCCAGGAGCCCATCCCGACGCCACAGGTAAAAGGTTTCGTAGAGAACAACAGGGACGATTTCATCATCCCCGGTGATGCCGTCGAAAACGGCCTGACCATCCTCATTCCGCCTTATGAAAACATGGCACCTGGCGACAGCGTCACACTCTTCGCGACGGCGTCCCGTCACGGGTCGGGGGTATGGCAGGAGCATTCGGTCACGCAAGACGATGTGGCCAAAACCCTCGAGTTTCCCTATGAGGCAGACAAGCTGACAAAGCTGGTGCCCGGAACGATCAACCTCGGCTATACCGTTTCGCAACGCTCTCACCGGTTGGTGTCGCATCTCATCGACATCGCTGTAACCGCCCTGCTCGCGGCACCCGAGCCGGTCCATCAAGAGACCGATCCATTCGGCAACAAACTCTTTCTAGCAGTGGTTGAGTTCGAAAACGGCGAATTTTACGCGCCTGTCACCCTGGCGTTTGGCACTGCACCCCCACAGGCCGGCGAGCGCTTGATGCTGGTGATCGACCGAGAAGGCCCGGGGTTTTCATACGTGCTGGAGGTCAAGGACACGACGTCAGAAGTGACGTTCAGGATTCCGGAATCTGATCTTCAAGGAATGGGCGGACAAGACATCGTCATGAGTGCGCTGTGGCAGCAATCGAGTGGCAAGCTGTTGAGTTCACTCAGTCAAAAATGGCGCGTGTTGGGGGGAAAAAAAGGAAGGGTAGTGCGAAACGGCTGAACCGTTAGGAGGCAACCCCACCAGCCACACCCCGGCACACAATGTTCCCGCTGTGGCTGCTCCCTTCCGGGCCTGACCAGGTTAACGGGTAATCGTTGCGGGGGGACCGATGGGGTCACCATAACGACACTCGCCAGTCGGCGAGCCGCGCCATTGTACCGGTCTGACGCGAAGTTACAACCTCTCGTGTCAGATAAAAAAATATGAGAGGGCTCAAGCACTTGTGTGCAAGGCGTGAGTGCCCGTCCAGCCGGTCTCAGTGGGACAGCGCCCGCAGTTGTCGGACTTTGTTGTTGCGCTCGCCGTTCATCCAGTGTTCCAGCGCGCTGACGGTCATGGGCCGTGCGACGAGGTAGCCCTGCACTTCGTGGCAGCCGAGCTGGCAGAGGATTTCATAGACGTCTTCGGTCTCGGCGCCTTCCGCGACGACGCGATACCCCAGGCGCCGGGCGAGGTCGACGATGGCTTCGACCAGGCGCCGATCCTTTTCATTGGCGTCGAGGTTTTCCACCAGCGATTTGTCGAGTTTGACGGTGGTGGCTGGCAGTTGGCGCAGGTAGGTCCAGTTGCTGTAGCCCGTGCCGAAGTCGTCGATGGCAATGTCGATGTCCAGCGCGCGCAGGCGTTCGAGTTGCTGGCGGGTGATGTCAGGGTTGTCGCAGAGTGCGCTTTCGGTGAATTCAAGTTCGAAACGGCCGGGGTCCAGCTCGCTGAGGGCCAGCTGCTCGAACAGCGCATCGCTGAATTGCGAATTCGCCAGGTCGATGGCCGAGACGTTCATCGCGACCTTGAACGCGTAACCCTGCCGCTGCCAGGTCCGCGCCTGCTCCACAGCATGGCGAAGCACCCAGAGGCTGAGCGAGCGAATCAGCGCGGTCTTCTCTGCCAGCGGAATGAACTCCGCAGGGCTGATCGGCCCCAACACCGGATGCTGCCAGCGCAGCAGTGCCTCGACGGTGACAATGCGCCCCGTGCTGACTTCCATTCTTGGCTGATACACCAGCGACAGCTGGTCGGGGCTGCGCACAGCGTCGGCCAGTGAAGCCAGCAACAAGAAGGCACGCTGCTGCGCGAAATCCAGGTGCGGTTCGTACCAGCGCCACCCGGTGGACTTGCCTCGCGCTTCATCGGCGGCGCTGACCACCAGACGAATCCAGTCCTTCTCGTCACAACGCCCCAGGCCCAGCGGCAAAACGCCGATGCCAAGGTCCATCTGAATCGGGATGTTGCGGCAGATCAACGGGCGCTGAAAATGCTTGATCAGTCTGCGGAACAGCAGTTCGGCCTGCTCCGAGCCGCCGTGGCGCATGAGCAACGCGATGCGCGTAGGGCTGACTTTGTACAGCGCGGTCTCGGGCGGCAATTGCTCACGGCAGCTGTCGATCATGCAGCGCACCAACTCCTGGGCGAAGCTGTAGCCCAGTGCCTTGATAATGCTGTCGAGAAACACCGGGTTGACCATGTCCAGCGCCACCAGCGCGTGGTCGTCCCGGTCAGCCAGGGCGATGATGTCTTCCTCCAGACGCAGGCGG
It contains:
- a CDS encoding GGDEF and EAL domain-containing protein — its product is MANSAPTPSNEASRLSRIQHMGLLDSGSDEVLDHIVAMVTHYFDVPIALVSIVSEHRQWFRAGAGLDERETPREISFCAYSILSHDVFQVPDALLDERFCDNPMVTGDPHIRFYAGVPLVTADGLALGTLCIIDHKTRPPLDARDITMFEMYGQLVMKRLNNLRKASYVDQPTGLFNRLRLEEDIIALADRDDHALVALDMVNPVFLDSIIKALGYSFAQELVRCMIDSCREQLPPETALYKVSPTRIALLMRHGGSEQAELLFRRLIKHFQRPLICRNIPIQMDLGIGVLPLGLGRCDEKDWIRLVVSAADEARGKSTGWRWYEPHLDFAQQRAFLLLASLADAVRSPDQLSLVYQPRMEVSTGRIVTVEALLRWQHPVLGPISPAEFIPLAEKTALIRSLSLWVLRHAVEQARTWQRQGYAFKVAMNVSAIDLANSQFSDALFEQLALSELDPGRFELEFTESALCDNPDITRQQLERLRALDIDIAIDDFGTGYSNWTYLRQLPATTVKLDKSLVENLDANEKDRRLVEAIVDLARRLGYRVVAEGAETEDVYEILCQLGCHEVQGYLVARPMTVSALEHWMNGERNNKVRQLRALSH